The Ovis canadensis isolate MfBH-ARS-UI-01 breed Bighorn chromosome 24, ARS-UI_OviCan_v2, whole genome shotgun sequence DNA window GGAGACAGCAATGAGAAAAGGGACAATGAGAGAGGCTGTTAGGGATCCTGAATGTGGGCGGGGCTCCTGGTAGATCAGGGGTGAACTTCAGCTCACCTCTGTGTTAACTTCAGCAAACGTCTGAATGGCCCACAGAATAAGGTGCACTCTGCTACCAGGAATAGCAGCAGCCCCTGTTGTACACGTCCATTGCTACGTGCCAGGCTCTGGGTCAGGGTTTTCCTTCTTGAATTTAATTGAACATAACAATCCTATGAAAGGCGGTCTGTGATTACCCACTGGTTACATATGGGGAAACCACCTCCCTGCGGGGCCAGAGACTTCCCCGGGGGGCACAGGTAGTAAGtgatggggctccccaggtggcagcaGCCTGGCCAGTGCCCTCAGAGAGAGACGTTATCCCATCCCTGCCCCATGGACCACGGTCCTTCATCCTCTAGAACACCTGGgtaccccccccaccaccacctccactgtATTTAGAAGCACCTGCTGATTGGCAATTTCTAGAGTAAGGGAGTCTAAAGCCTGGACTTTCTTCCCCAGATGAGGTGGTTTTAAAGTTTGGTCGGAATCGAGTGCGTATCCGGAATGTGGCCTACGACACGCTTcctgttgtagtccatgggaacGGTCCCACGAAGGTGCTCCAATCGCTTCTCCCCtcagcccagcccctgccccagtcAGTCCTGATCCCACAGCCCCCCAGTTTCCTCCAGGCCTTCCGAGCCGTGAGACCTCCCCGGCCCCAGAAGCGCAGGAGCTGGAAGAGGTTCTCTGTGCCCACGCTCCCCCTGCCCTTCTCcggtccctgcccccacctccctcacccctgGCCCCACCTCAGCCTCTCACCGCCTCTCCCAACAGCTCCAGCTGAATTACCTGGGAAACTACGTCCCCAACGGCTGGACTCCTGAAGGAGGCTGTGGCTTCTGTAACCAGGACCGGAGGCCACTCCCGGGGGGGCAGGTGAGGAGGGGGTGCCAGGGTGGGTGGGAGAGTGCTCTGAAGCAGAGGGTACCAGGAGGGTGCTGGGCAGTAGGGGTGGAGGCAAAGCCCCTGGAGAtccccccgcctccccaccctccactaAACTTGGCAGGGTGCGGAGGACAAACTGAGTAGGGGAGCTGGGCTTTCCTCTGAGACCTGTCACATTGTCGAATCTTCCAGCCTCCCCCCCGGGTACTTCTGGCTGTGTTTGTGGAACAACCTACCCCGTTCCTGCCCCGCTTCCTCCAGCGGCTGCTGCTCCTGGACTACCCCCCCGACAGGGTCACGCTCTTCCTGCACAACAACGTGAGACACCCCGACTGCCAGCCTCTCCCTCCCAAGggacctccccacccctgctgcccAGATCAGACTTCTCCCCACAGCCCAGACTCCTTCCTGTAGCCTTTCCTCCTGCAGGAAGTGTTCCTCCCGCCCCGTCCTGTCCTTTAGATGCCACCTTTCTGCCCTCCCGGCGTCCCCACTCCAGTCTCTTCTCCCCGCACCTCCAGGAGGTGTACCACGAGCCCCACATCGATGActcctggccccagctccaggACCACTTCTCTGCTGTGAAGCTGGTGGGGCCCGAGGAAGCCCTGACCCCAGGAGAGGCCAGGGACATGGCCATGTGAGTGAGCCTCGGGCGGGGCGCCTGCACcgttccctcccttcccctgctccccacggtctttttttcctccctcctgaCTTCCAGCTGGTCAGCTTCCTTCTActccctttccctcctctctcttccacaGGTTGCGGGTCAGGGGAGTTCCACCCCctacccagcccccgcccccccccacctgcTCCTGTTCATCTGTGTTTTGGTCTGTCCCCTCCAGGGACATCTGCCGGCAGGACCCCAAGTGTGAATTCTACTTCAGCCTGGACGCTGACACCGTCATCACCAACCCGCAGACCCTGCGCATCCTCATTGAAGCAAACAGGTCTCTCTCACCAGGCTTGGCCAGAGGGCCCCCAGATTAGTCCCCAGGGAACCTCACCTCCCGCTCTGGCCATGGGGcttgcctcctccctgccctcatcTGCGCTTGTCCACAGGAAGGTCATAGCGCCTATGCTGTCTCGCCATGGGAAGCTGTGGTCTAACTTCTGGGGGGCCCTGAGCCCCGACGAGTACTACGCGCGCTCGGAGGACTACGTGGAGCTGGTGCAGAGGAAGCGAGTGTGAGTCTTGCAGCCTCCCCCAACCCAGGAGCCCTCCCAGACCCCTCCATCCTGCCCCAAAGGCCCGAACTCGGGGGCCCCGTGTGGCCACCACGAAGGCGTGCTGGGTTGTGGGGTAGCTAAGGACTGATGGTGGAGCCGGGTGTGAGAGGGTTGTgaccagcagggcttccctggggaagcAAGAGGGACCTCGCAGCTCTCAGCTGCCGAGGGAAGGGGCTCCAGGGGTGAACTGGGCAGGAcggtggggggggcagggggccgCCCGCAGGGGGCACCCACCTAGCTGACCCCTGTGTGGGCCTCCAGGGGCGTGTGGAACGTGCCCTACATATCCCAGGCCTACGTGATCCGTGGGGAGACCCTGAGAACGGAGCTACCCCAGCGGGAGGTGTTCTCGGGCAGCGACACCGACCCAGACATGGCCTTCTGTAAGAGCCTTCGGGACAAGGTGAGGGGGCCTGGGGCTCCTGGTGGGGGCGCTGGGGGGCAGCACGCTGGCTCCCCATCGCCCTCCTTACACCCTCTGCCCACTGCCAGGGCATCTTCCTCCACCTCAGCAATCAGCATGAATTTGGCCGCCTCCTGGCCACCTCCCGGTATGACACGGACCACCTGCACCCTGACCTCTGGCAGATCTTTGACAACCCCCTGGTGAGTCGGCGGCCCCTGGCTCAGATGGTGCGGGCCTTCCCTGAAGGGGAATGCCACGCCCCGGCCCCATCACACGCGCGTGCGCACTGGGCAGGGTCGCCTGCCGCCTGGGCAGGGGTCCTCCCGGGTGGGAGCAAGTGGTGTGAAGAGGGCAGAGGTCAAGGTGCACCCCCCCACTCTCCCCTAGGACTGGAAGGAGCAGTATATTCACGAGAACTACagtcgggccctggaaggggaggGGCTCGTGGAACAGGTGAGCCCTGCTCAGGACCCTGGCCCAAGGGgatggctgctgcccctggggcCCACCACCTGGATGAGGGGTTCTCCCAGGGTCCTTGCCCAGGTGCCTGGGAGTTTTCTGCTCAGGCAAGACAAAGGCAAGGGCTGAGTTGATAGGCAtgcagcccccagcccagcatTCATCCCAGTGGTCCTCCCTTGTCCGTTAGATGTGTTGGTGTATGGgtgaaatgacattttttaaaacgAGGTTGAAAACCGCTGTCCCAGAACCCAGGGCTCCAGCAACCGTGGTGTCTGTGCCGAGTTCTGAGCGCTGCTCTCACCTTCTCTGGCCGCGTCGGTCCCCTTCCTGACTCCCCCGACCAGCCCATCCCCACGCTCAGCTGCCCGTCCCTCCACGTTCTCTCCTGTCCTGGCTTACCTTTCTGCtccctgctttctgtctcctcccgctggctgcctgtcccctccTGGAGCATCACCCAGCCCTGTTTTCTTCTTCCCCTGCCCCGTCCTGACTCAGCCCTGCCCAGACGTGTACTGGTTTCCTCTCCTGTCTGAGCAAATGTGCGATGagctggtggaggaaatggaacACTACGGCCAGTGGTCAGGAGGCCGGCATGAGGTGAGGGGCCTGGACCGCGGAGGAGGGGGcccccaggaggagggagggggcatttCCCTGATTGAGGGAAAATGGAATCTGGAGAGTGGGAACAGAGAGGGGGTCCCCGAGCAGGAAAAGGCAGACAGGGGGCACCTCTGTATTCTTTCATTCCACCGTGCATTCAAGAAATACTCCCTGGGCAGGTCCTTAGACACCAGCCCCTGACCTGGACGTGCaggtggagctctgccctccACAGCCCCACCTGCCGTCAGTAGCAGCAGGGAGCTAGCTTCTGAAGTCTGTGATGGACAGCCTCAGTGCTGCGGGAGTCACAGGTGGGAAACTTGACCCAGATGCGGGGGGACCGAGGGCTTCACAGAAGAGGTGACATCTTCGCTGAGACTTAGAGGAAGGAGGTGTGAGTCAGCTAAGATGTGGCGGAGACTTCCAGAAGGAGGGAGCGCAGACTTCAAGGCCTGGGAGCAAGAGGAGGAGAAGTTGGCACCACTGCGTCAGCTCTGTACCCACAGGACTCTAGGCTGGCGGGAGGCTACGAGAACGTGCCCACTGTGGACATCCACATGAAACAGGTGGGCTACGAGGACCAGTGGCTACAGCTCCTGAGGACGTACGTGGGGCCCATGACCGAGAGCCTGTTCCCCGGCTACCACACCAAGGTGGGCCACTGCACGCcacccctgctccctcctccgCCTTCCCACACCTGTGCTGGCTGGACGGCTCCACACAATGCCTTTTGGCCTGCGAAACATTTAAATAGGCCCCATAGAGTGAGATccgggctcccctggtggctcagatggtaaagaagccgcttgtgatgcaggagacctgggtggatccctgggtgggaagatcccctggaggcgagcacggcagcccactccagtgttcttgtctggagaatcccatggacagaggagcctggcaggctgcagtccatggggtcgcaaagagtcaaacacacagAGTGAGACCTTGCAGGAGGGAAGCTCTGGGGGAGCAGCCCACAGGGAACAGTGAGAACCCTCCCGGCCATccccccagcctctcctcccctgTGCCCGCAGACCCGGGCGGTGATGAACTTCGTGGTCCGCTACCGACCGGATGAGCAGCCCTCTCTGCGGCCGCATCACGACTCATCCACCTTCACCCTCAATGTCGCCCTCAACCACAAGGGCCTGGATTATGAGGTGAGTCCCTACCCTCGACTCAGGGTTCCCCTGGGCCCctccacatacacagacacacacgcacacccctcccccaggccctgtGTCCAGCCCCCTCACAAGCACGGTCACCTCCCTGCCCCTTGTCTGCCCTCGTCACGTCTCCCAGTGACCTCTGGGGTCATATTCTGGACCCCTTCTGGGCTGGCTACCCCCTGTGTCCTGTGTCCCCCATCTGCCGATGCTCACCCCTcttgtcccctccctccctgatGCCCAGTTTGGCCTCTCTCGCCTTGGGGCAGCTCACCACCCAGTCCCCACGTCCGCGCACTCTCCAGCCCCTTCCCCTCTCGTCTCTCCAGGGAGGTGGATGCCGCTTCCTGCGCTACGACTGTGTGATCTCGTCCCCCAGGAAGGGCTGGGGGCTCCTGCACCCAGGCCGTCTCACCCACTACCATGAGGGGCTGCCCACCACTCGGGGCACCCGCTACATCATGGTGTCCTTTGTCGACCCCTGACACTCAGCCACTCTGCCCAGCCTTCCGTGCCATCGTGCCTTCCCGCGCCCTGCCtcctggggcggggtgggtgtGGACTCCTCGCCTCCTGGGTATATGGGGTCTGTGTGCCTGGGACTGAATGTGTCGCCTCGCTGCCCACCACACGGCCCTCAGGAAGCTCAGGGAGCCCCCTGTCCTGTTCCCCGGTCCCCAAGGGCTCATGGGGACAGGACCTCTGGGG harbors:
- the PLOD3 gene encoding multifunctional procollagen lysine hydroxylase and glycosyltransferase LH3, coding for MRACVQLGPLSAMASGPGLRPLLLLLLLLSPSPAASASDRHRGSDPVNPEKLLVITVATAETEGYRRFLQSAEFFNYTVRTLGLGEEWRGGDVARTVGGGQKVRWLKKEMEKYAEREDMVIMFVDSYDVVLAGGPSELLKKFIQSGSRLLFSAESFCWPEWGLAEQYPEVGTGKRFLNSGGFIGFAPTIHQIVRQWKYKDDDDDQLFYTRLYLDPGLREKLGLSLDHKSRIFQNLNGALDEVVLKFGRNRVRIRNVAYDTLPVVVHGNGPTKLQLNYLGNYVPNGWTPEGGCGFCNQDRRPLPGGQPPPRVLLAVFVEQPTPFLPRFLQRLLLLDYPPDRVTLFLHNNEVYHEPHIDDSWPQLQDHFSAVKLVGPEEALTPGEARDMAMDICRQDPKCEFYFSLDADTVITNPQTLRILIEANRKVIAPMLSRHGKLWSNFWGALSPDEYYARSEDYVELVQRKRVGVWNVPYISQAYVIRGETLRTELPQREVFSGSDTDPDMAFCKSLRDKGIFLHLSNQHEFGRLLATSRYDTDHLHPDLWQIFDNPLDWKEQYIHENYSRALEGEGLVEQPCPDVYWFPLLSEQMCDELVEEMEHYGQWSGGRHEDSRLAGGYENVPTVDIHMKQVGYEDQWLQLLRTYVGPMTESLFPGYHTKTRAVMNFVVRYRPDEQPSLRPHHDSSTFTLNVALNHKGLDYEGGGCRFLRYDCVISSPRKGWGLLHPGRLTHYHEGLPTTRGTRYIMVSFVDP